The genomic segment TCGAGGAACGCCAGGGCGGTCGCGGCGGCGAAGAACGCCACCGAGCCGAGCTGGATGATCATCGACCCGAGGGGCCGGCGGCGCGCGATCGACCAGGCCAGGGTCGCGGCGGTGAGCACCAGCGCGGTCAGTGCACCCCACCGCCACTGCGACGCGGGAATCACCGCGTAGACGATCCAGGGGGCGAAAGCAAGCAGGTACGACATGGCAGGCTCCTCGAACACTCCGCGTCTGACATGTCGAAACTAGAAGGTGCACTGGCGACATGTCAAGCGTGGAATGTAGGGTGACGGGCATGAGTCTTCGCCATGCGCTGCTGGGCCTGCTGGTCGAACACCCCGCCAGCGGCTACGACCTGCTGAAGCTGTTCGAAGGATCGCTCGCCAACGTCTGGCCCGCCTCGCAGAGCCAGATCTACACCGAGCTGACCAAGCTCGCCGCCGACGAGTTGATCACCGTCTCCGACACCGGCCCGCGCGGGCGCAAGGAGTACGCGCTGACCGACGCCGGTCGCGACGAACTGCGGCGGTGGCTCGTCGACGGCCCGCCGGAACGCCCGGCGCGCAACCCGGCGCTGCTGCGGGTGTTCTTCCTCGGCGTGCTCGACCAGCGGCAACGCGCCGTGGTGCTGGACGAGATGCTCGACAACGCCACGCGCGACCGGGCGGCGCTGGAGCAGATCCGGGATGCGGTCGACTGGGACGACAGCGACCTGTCCCGCTACGGCCGGATGGCGCTGGAATGGGGGCTGCGGTTCACCGCGATGCGGCGCGACTGGGCCGAGTGGGCCGCCGCCCAACTCGACTGAACCCGGCGGGTGGGCCGGGTGCGCGGTCGACCGGCGATCCTGGATCCGGCCGGCCGACCGCGTCGAACTAGCGGTTCTGGCCCGGCCAGAGCGGCTGGTCGGTCTGGGCCGGCGGGGGCGGCGGGCCCTGCGGGTCACGCTGCACCGGCTGCGGTGCGCCCGGCTGGCCCCACTGCTGCCCGGCACCCTGGCCGTACCCGGCGGGCTGCGCCGGGGCGCCGCCCGGCTGCTGCGGCTGCGGGTAACCGGCCGGCGCCGGCTGGCCCGCGCCGTACTGGCCGGCGGGCATCTGCCCGGGCGCCGGCTGGCCGGGCAGCTGGCCGGGCGCCGGCTGGCCGGGAACGGGCTGGCCGGGAACGGGCTGCCCGGGCTGCTGGTTCCAGCCGGGCTGCGCGCCCGCCGCGTTGTACGGCGCGGCCTGGGTCGGTCCACCGGACGAACCGCCGGACCTGCCCTTCACCAGCGCGATGATGCCGTAGATGATCGCGATCACCGGCAGGATGAAGATCTTGAACGAGACCCAGACCGTGTCCGGATCGCCGATCAGGATGTACGCCCCGTACACGACGCCGGCGATGCCGATGAGGATCGACAGCGCGGCGCTGCCGGTGCGCTTGTTCCTCAGGTTGAGGATGCCGATGCCGAGGCAGATCAGGCCGGCGATGACGTAGAAGACCGCGATGGCCTTGAACTGGCCATCGGTCAGCGTCATCTCGGCGAGGATTGTCTGGTGACTCATGGAATGTCCTTGGGGTGTGGACGGGCGGGGGCCCGAACAGGGTCGCCTGACACTAGTCGTGTCGTGCAACCGATGGGGGGTCGTTTCGGCAGGCCATCGGGTGTGTCCCGAC from the Actinocatenispora thailandica genome contains:
- a CDS encoding DUF308 domain-containing protein, which gives rise to MSHQTILAEMTLTDGQFKAIAVFYVIAGLICLGIGILNLRNKRTGSAALSILIGIAGVVYGAYILIGDPDTVWVSFKIFILPVIAIIYGIIALVKGRSGGSSGGPTQAAPYNAAGAQPGWNQQPGQPVPGQPVPGQPAPGQLPGQPAPGQMPAGQYGAGQPAPAGYPQPQQPGGAPAQPAGYGQGAGQQWGQPGAPQPVQRDPQGPPPPPAQTDQPLWPGQNR
- a CDS encoding PadR family transcriptional regulator, with the protein product MSLRHALLGLLVEHPASGYDLLKLFEGSLANVWPASQSQIYTELTKLAADELITVSDTGPRGRKEYALTDAGRDELRRWLVDGPPERPARNPALLRVFFLGVLDQRQRAVVLDEMLDNATRDRAALEQIRDAVDWDDSDLSRYGRMALEWGLRFTAMRRDWAEWAAAQLD